One genomic segment of Erythrolamprus reginae isolate rEryReg1 chromosome 2, rEryReg1.hap1, whole genome shotgun sequence includes these proteins:
- the TLN1 gene encoding talin-1 isoform X4 has translation MVALSLKISIGNVVKTMQFEPSTMVYDACRIIRERVPEAQMGQPHDFGLFLSDEDPKKGIWLEAGKALDYYMLRNGDTMEYKKKQRPLKIRMLDGTVKTVMVDDSKTVTDILMTICARIGITNYDEYSLVREILEEKKEEQTGTLRKDKTLLRDEKKMERLKQKLHTDDELNWLDHGRTLREQGIDDNETLLLRRKFFYSDQNVDSRDPVQLNLLYVQARDDILNGSHPVSFDKACEFAGYQCQIQFGPHNEQKHKAGFLDLKDFLPKEYIKQKGERKIFLAHKNCGGMSEIEAKVRYVKLARSLKTYGVSFFLVKEKMKGKNKLVPRLLGITKECVMRVDEKTKEVIQEWNLTNIKRWAASPKSFTLDFGDYQDGYYSVQTTEGEQIAQLIAGYIDIILKKKKSKDHFGLEGDEESTMLEDSVSPKKSTLLQQQFNQLNKAEHSSVALPVIIRPGASGPENFQVGTMPQAQQQITSGQMHRGHMPPLTSAQQALTGTLNSSLQAVKAAESSLDDFETLPPLGQDAASKAWRKNKMDESKHEIHSQVDAITAGTASVVNLTAGDPAETDYTAVGCAVTTISSNLTEMSKGVKLLAALMEDEGGNGRQLLQAAKNLAGAISELLKTAQPSSAEPRQNLLQAAGAVGQTSGELLQEIGESDMDPHFQIAESRHLRTLSILDAKMDVLMQLAKAVASAAAALVLKAKNVAQKTEDSVLQTQVIAAATQCALSTSQLVACTKVVAPTISSPVCQEQLIEAGKLVAKSVEGCVDASQAATSDEQLLKQVGVAATAVTQALNDLLEHIKQHATGGQPVGRYDQATDTILNVTENIFSSMGDAGEMVRQARILAQATSDLVNAIKADAEGETDLENSRKLLSAAKILADATAKMVEAAKGAAAHPDSEEQQQRLREAAEGLRMATNAAAQNAIKKKLVHRLEHAAKQAAAAATQMIAAAQHSAGGSKNPSAQQHLVQSCKVVADQIPMLVQGVRGSQSQPDSPSAQLALIAASQNFLQPGGKMVAAAKATVPTVSDQASAMQLSQCAKNLAAALAELRTAAQKAQEACGPLEIDSALSLVQSLERDLQEAKAAAREGKLKPLPGETMEKCAQDLGNSTKAVSSAIAHLLGEIAQGNENYTGIAARDVAQALRSLSQAARGVAANTEDPQAQAATLDCAGDVMDKASSLIREARMAVSKPGDAESQQRLAQVAKAVSQALNRCVNCLPGQRDVDAAIRTVGEASKRLLAESFPPSTKNFQEAQSQLNQAAAGLNQSANELVQASRGTPQNLAKASGKFGQDFNEFLQAGVEMAGQSQSKEAQGQLVSNLKGISLSSSKLLLAAKALSADPAAPNLKNQLAAAARAVTDSINQLITMCTQQAPGQKECDNALRELETVRELLENPSQAVSDMSYFNCLDSVMENSKVLGEAMAGISQNAKNSKLPEFGESVSTASKALCGFTEAAAQAAYLVGVSDPNSQAGQQGLVDPTQFARANQAIQMACQNLIDPACTQSQVLSAATIVAKHTSALCNTCRLASSRTANPVAKRQFVQSAKEVANSTANLVKTIKALDGAFTPENRERCREATAPLIEAVENLTAFASNPEFATIPAQISPEGRRAMEPILSSAKTMLESSAGLIQTARSLAVNPKDPSKWSVLAGHSRTVSDSIKKLITNMRDKAPGQRECDRALETLNKCVRDLDQASLAAISQQLAPREGISQEALHNQMLTAVQEISSLIDPVAGAARAEASQLGHKVSQLAQYFEPLVVAAVGAASKMLNHQQQMNLLDQTKTLAESGLQMLYTAKEAGGNPKAAHTQEALEEAAQMMREAVEDLTATLNEAASAAGVVGGMVDSIRQAINQLDEGPMGEPEGTFVDYQTTMVKTAKAIAVTVQEMVTKSTTNPDELGILASQLTMDYGHLALQAKPAALTAENEEIGAHIKNRVQELGHGCAALVTNAGALQCSPTDAYTKKELIECARKVSEKVSHVLAALQAGNRGTQACITAASAVSGIIADLDTTIMFATAGTLNRENAETFADHREGILKTAKALVEDTKVLVQNATASQEKLAQAAQSSVTTITRLAEVVKLGAASLGSEDPETQVVLINAVKDVAKALGDLISATKAAAGKSGDDPAVYQLKNSAKVMVTNVTSLLKTVKAVEDEATKGTRALEATIEHIRQELAVFCSQVPPAKTSTPEDFIRMTKGITMATAKAVAAGNSCRQEDVIATANLSRRAIADMLRSCKEAACHPDVGSEVRHRALRFGKECASGYLELLEHVLVILQKPSHNLKQQLAGYSKRVAGCVTELIQAAEAMKGTEWVDPEDPTVIAENELLGAAAAIEAAAKKLEQLKPRAKPKQADESLNFEEQILEAAKSIAAATSALVKAASAAQRELVAQGKVGAIPANALDDGQWSQGLISAARMVAAATNNLCEAANAAVQGHASEEKLISSAKQVAASTAQLLVACKVKADQDSEAMKRLQAAGNAVKRASDNLVKAAQKAAAFEDEENATVVVKERMVGGIAQIIAAQEEMLRKERELEEARKKLALIRQQQYKFLPSELRDEGQN, from the exons ATGGTGGCCCTGTCGCTCAAGATCAGCATTGGCAACGTGGTGAAGACGATGCAGTTCGAGCCCTCCACCATGGTGTACGACGCCTGCCGCATCATCCGGGAACGGGTGCCGGAGGCCCAGATGGGGCAGC CCCATGACTTTGGCCTTTTCCTCTCGGATGAAGACCCCAAGAAGGGGATCTGGTTGGAGGCCGGGAAGGCTCTGGACTACTACATGCTCCGCAATGGG GACACCATGGAGTACAAGAAGAAGCAGCGGCCCCTGAAGATCCGCATGCTGGATGGGACGGTCAAGACGGTCATGGTGGATGACTCCAAGACGGTCACTGACATCCTCATGACCATTTGCGCCCGGATTG GCATCACCAACTATGATGAGTACTCGCTGGTGCGGGAGATcctggaggagaagaaggaggagcagACGGGCACGCTCCGCAAGGACAAGACCCTGCTGCGCGACGAGAAGAAGATGGAGCGGCTGAAGCAAAAGCTCCACACAGATGACGAGC TGAACTGGCTGGATCACGGACGCACTTTGCGCGAACAGGGCATCGATGACAACGAGACGCTGCTCCTCCGACGGAAGTTCTTCTACTCCGACCAGAACGTGGATTCCCGTGACCCCGTGCAGCTCAACCTCCTCTACGTTCAG GCCCGAGACGACATCCTGAATGGCTCCCACCCGGTCTCCTTCGACAAAGCCTGCGAGTTTGCCGGCTACCAGTGCCAGATCCAGTTCGGTCCTCACAACGAGCAGAAGCACAAGGCCGGGTTTCTGGA CTTGAAGGACTTTCTGCCCAAGGAGTACATCAAGCAGAAGGGCGAGCGGAAGATCTTCCTG gcCCACAAGAACTGTGGCGGCATGAGCGAGATTGAGGCCAAGGTCCGGTACGTGAAACTCGCCCGCTCGCTCAAGACCTACGGCGTCTCCTTCTTCTTGGTCAAA GAGAAGATGAAGGGCAAAAACAAGCTGGTGCCGCGTCTGCTGGGCATCACCAAGGAGTGCGTTATGCGGGTGGACGAGAAGACCAAGGAGGTCATCCAGGAGTGGAACCTGACCAACATCAAGCGCTGGGCAGCCTCTCCCAAGAGCTTCACGCTG GACTTTGGGGATTACCAGGACGGCTATTACTCTGTGCAGACCACTGAGGGGGAGCAGATTGCCCAGCTCATCGCTGGCTACATTGACATCATCTTGAAGAAG AAAAAGAGCAAAGACCACTTTGGCTTGGAGGGCGACGAGGAATCCACCATGCTGGAGGACTCGGTGTCCCCCAAGAA GTCGACCCTCCTGCAGCAGCAGTTCAACCAGCTGAACAAAGCCGAGCACAGCTCTGTGGCCCTGCCGGTCATCATACGGCCCGGTGCCAGCGGGCCGGAGAACTTCCAGGTGGGCACCATGCCCCAGGCCCAGCAGCAGATCACCAGCGGGCAGATGCATCGGGGCCACATGCCCCCTctg ACGTCGGCTCAGCAGGCGCTCACGGGCACCCTCAACTCCAGCCTGCAGGCCGTGAAGGCTGCAGAGTCCAGCCTGGATGACTTCGAGACCCTCCCGCCCCTGGGCCAGGATGCG GCCTCCAAGGCCTGGCGGAAGAACAAGATGGACGAGTCGAAGCACGAGATCCACTCCCAAGTTGACGCCATCACCGCGGGCACAGCTTCCGTGGTCAACCTGACCGCCGGGGACCCAGCAGAAACAGACTACACAGCCGTGGGCTGTGCCGTCACCACCATCTCCTCCAACCTGACCGAGATGTCCAAGGGGGTGAAGTTGCTGGCCGCCTTGATGGAGGACGAGGGGGGCAACGGGCGGCAGCTCCTGCAGGCCGCTAAGAACCTGGCAGGGGCCATCTCAGAACTGCTGAAGACCGCCCAGCCATCCAGCGCCGAG CCACGGCAGAACCTCTTGCAGGCAGCTGGCGCAGTGGGACAGACCAGCGGAGAATTGCTGCAGGAGATTGGGGAAAGTGACATGGACCCCCATTTCCAG ATTGCGGAGAGCCGCCACCTCCGGACCCTGTCCATCCTTGATGCCAAGATG GATGTGTTGATGCAGCTTGCCAAGGCGGTGGCCAGTGCGGCGGCCGCTTTGGTTCTGAAGGCCAAGAATGTGGCCCAGAAGACTGAAGACTCGGTGCTGCAGACGCAGGTGATCGCTGCAGCCACACAGTGCGCCctctccacttcccagctggtgGCCTGTACCAAG GTGGTTGCTCCCACCATCAGCTCCCCTGTCTGCCAGGAACAACTGATCGAGGCTGGGAAGCTGGTGGCCAAGTCGGTGGAAGGCTGTGTGGACGCCTCCCAGGCAGCCACCTCTGACGAGCAGCTGCTGAAACAGGTTGGGGTGGCTGCCACGGCCGTGACCCAGGCGCTCAATGACCTTCTGGAGCACATCAAGCAGCACGCCACGGGTGGGCAGCCCGTCGGGCGCTATGACCAGGCCACGGACACCATCCTCAACGTCACCGAGAACATCTTCAGCTCCATGGGCGACGCTG gtgaaaTGGTTCGTCAGGCTCGCATCCTGGCCCAGGCAACGTCTGACCTGGTGAACGCCATCAAGGCTGATGCGGAGGGGGAGACCGACCTGGAAAACTCACGCAAATTGCTGAGTGCTGCCAAGATCCTGGCAGATGCTACAGCTAAGATGGTGGAGGCAGCAAAG GGGGCTGCGGCCCACCCGGACagcgaggagcagcagcagcggctgCGGGAGGCGGCGGAGGGGCTGCGCATGGCTACCAATGCAGCCGCCCAGAATGCCATCAAGAAGAAGCTGGTGCATCGGCTGGAG CATGCGGCCAAGCAAGCCGCTGCCGCTGCCACGCAGATGATTGCGGCTGCCCAGCACAGCGCGGGAGGGAGCAAGAATCCTTCCGCCCAGCAGCACCTGGTGCAGAGCTGCAAG GTGGTGGCCGATCAGATCCCGATGCTGGTGCAGGGCGTTCGTGGTAGCCAGTCGCAGCCGGACAGCCCCAGTGCCCAGCTGGCCCTCATTGCCGCCAGCCAGAACTTCCTGCAG CCCGGAGGGAAGATGGTGGCTGCTGCCAAGGCTACGGTGCCCACTGTTTCGGATCAGGCCTCTGCCATGCAGCTCAGCCAGTGCGCCAAAAACCTGGCGGCAGCTCTTGCCGAACTCCGCACAGCAGCACAGAAG gcACAGGAGGCCTGTGGCCCTCTGGAGATCGACTCGGCCCTCAGCCTGGTGCAAAGCCTGGAGAGGGACTTGCAGGAGGCCAAGGCGGCTGCTCGGGAGGGCAAACTGAAGCCCCTTCCAGGGGAGACG ATGGAGAAATGTGCCCAGGACTTGGGCAATAGCACCAAGGCGGTCAGCTCCGCCATTGCTCACCTGCTGGGAGAGATTGCCCAGGGCAACGAGAACTACACAG ggattGCAGCCCGGGACGTGGCCCAGGCACTGCGCTCCCTCAGCCAGGCTGCGCGGGGGGTGGCTGCCAACACGGAGGACCCCCAGGCCCAGGCGGCCACCCTGGACTGTGCCGGAGACGTCATGGACAAAGCCAGCAGCCTCATCCGGGAGGCCCGCATGGCCGTGTCCAAGCCGGGGGATGCCGAGAGCCAGCAGCGACTGGCACAG GTGGCCAAGGCCGTGTCCCAAGCCCTCAACCGTTGTGTCAACTGCCTGCCTGGTCAGCGGGACGTCGACGCCGCCATCCGCACTGTTGGCGAGGCTAGCAAGAGGCTGCTGGCCGAGTCT TTTCCTCCCAGCACCAAGAACTTCCAGGAGGCCCAGAGCCAGCTGAACCAGGCTGCGGCCGGCTTGAACCAGTCGGCCAATGAGCTGGTGCAGGCGTCGCGCGGGACCCCCCAGAACCTTGCCAAGGCTTCCGGCAAGTTTGGCCAGGACTTCAATGAGTTCCTGCAGGCTGGGGTGGAGATGGCCGGGCAGTCCCAG TCCAAGGAGGCCCAGGGCCAGCTGGTCTCCAACCTGAAGGGCATCTCGCTCTCCTCCAGCAAGTTGCTCCTGGCAGCCAAAGCGCTCTCCGCAGACCCTGCAGCGCCCAATCTCAAGAACCAGCTGGCGGCAGCGGCCCG GGCTGTGACGGACAGCATCAACCAGCTGATCACCATGTGCACCCAGCAGGCCCCGGGCCAGAAGGAGTGTGACAACGCTCTGCGGGAGCTGGAG ACGGTGCGAGAACTCCTGGAGAACCCCAGCCAGGCCGTCAGTGATATGTCCTATTTCAACTGCCTGGACAGCGTCATGGAGAACTCCAAG GTGCTGGGCGAGGCCATGGCTGGCATCTCCCAGAATGCCAAGAACAGCAAGCTGCCCGAGTTTGGAGAGTCCGTCAGCACTGCCTCCAAGGCCCTCTGCGGCTTCACAGAAGCGGCTGCCCAG GCGGCGTATTTAGTGGGCGTTTCTGACCCCAACAGCCAGGCCGGACAGCAAGGCCTGGTGGACCCCACCCAATTTGCCAGAGCCAACCAAGCCATCCAGATGGCCTGCCAGAACCTAATCGACCCAGCCTGCACGCAGTCTCAG gTCTTGTCGGCCGCTACCATCGTGGCCAAGCACACCTCCGCCCTTTGCAATACTTGCCGACTGGCCTCCTCCCGCACCGCCAATCCAGTGGCCAAGCGCCAGTTTGTCCAGTCGGCCAAGGAGGTAGCCAACAGCACAGCCAACCTCGTCAAGACCATCAAG GCTTTGGATGGCGCTTTCACTCCAGAGAACCGCGAGCGCTGCCGCGAAGCCACGGCCCCACTGATTGAAGCGGTGGAGAACCTGACCGCCTTCGCCTCCAATCCCGAGTTTGCCACCATCCCTGCTCAGATCAGCCCAGAG GGCCGCAGGGCCATGGAGCCCATCCTCTCCTCGGCCAAGACGATGCTGGAGAGCTCAGCCGGCCTCATCCAGACCGCTCGATCTCTGGCGGTCAACCCAAAGGACCCCTCCAAGTGGTCGGTGCTGGCGGGCCACTCGCGGACCGTCTCCGATTCAATCAAGAAGCTGATCACCAACATGAG GGACAAGGCTCCTGGCCAGCGGGAGTGCGACCGGGCCCTTGAGACACTGAACAAGTGCGTCCGCGACCTGGACCAGGCCTCCCTGGCAGCCATCAGCCAGCAGCTGGCACCTCGCGAAGGCATCTCCCAGGAG GCCCTGCACAACCAGATGCTCACAGCGGTCCAGGAGATCAGCAGCCTCATCGACCCCGTGGCCGGGGCTGCCCGTGCTGAGGCCTCCCAGCTGGGCCACAAG GTCTCCCAGCTGGCCCAGTATTTTGAACCCCTGGTCGTGGCAGCGGTGGGCGCCGCCTCCAAGATGCTGAACCACCAGCAGCAGATGAACCTCCTGGACCAGACGAAGACGCTGGCAGAGTCCGGACTGCAGATGCTCTACACGGCCAAGGAGGCCGGCGGGAACCCCAAG GCGGCCCACACGCAGGAGGCCCTGGAGGAGGCAGCGCAGATGATGAGGGAGGCGGTGGAAGACCTCACGGCCACCCTGAACGAAGCCGCCAGCGCCGCAGGGGTTGTGGGTGGCATGGTGGACTCTATCAGGCAGGCCATCAACCAG CTCGACGAGGGCCCGATGGGGGAGCCTGAAGGCACCTTTGTGGACTACCAGACCACCATGGTGAAGACCGCCAAGGCCATCGCTGTGACTGTGCAGGAGATG GTGACCAAATCCACCACCAACCCAGATGAACTGGGCATCCTGGCCAGCCAGCTCACCATGGACTACGGACACCTCGCCCTGCAGGCCAAGCCCGCTGCCCTCACGGCAGAGAACGAAGAG ATTGGCGCCCACATAAAGAACCGagtgcaggagctgggccatgGCTGTGCCGCTCTTGTGACCAACGCTGGAGCCCTGCAGTGCAGCCCCACCGACGCCTACACGAAGAAGGAGTTGATTGAGTGCGCCCGCAAGGTTTCTGAGAAG GTTTCACATGTGCTGGCAGCCCTCCAGGCTGGCAACCGGGGCACCCAGGCGTGTATCACCGCAGCCAGTGCCGTCTCGGGCATCATCGCAGATCTGGACACCACTATCATGTTTGCCACCGCTGGAACCCTCAACCGGGAGAACGCGGAAACCTTCGCTGACCACAG GGAAGGCATCCTGAAGACAGCCAAAGCCCTGGTTGAAGACACCAAAGTGCTGGTGCAGAACGCCACTGCAAGCCAGGAAAAATTGGCCCAAGCGGCGCAGTCTTCGGTGACGACCATTACACGCCTGGCAGAGGTGGTGAAGCTGGGTGCTGCCAGTTTGGGTTCTGAGGACCCTGAGACTCAG GTGGTCCTGATCAACGCAGTCAAGGACGTCGCTAAAGCCCTGGGAGACCTGATCAGCGCCACCAAAGCCGCCGCCGGCAAGTCTGGGGACGATCCTGCCGTCTACCAGCTGAAGAACTCAGCGAAG GTGATGGTCACCAATGTGACGTCGCTCTTGAAGACCGTCAAAGCGGTGGAGGACGAGGCTACCAAGGGGACACGGGCCCTGGAGGCCACCATTGAACACATTCGGCAGGAGCTGGCG gtGTTCTGCTCCCAAGTTCCCCCTGCCAAGACCTCTACTCCGGAAGACTTCATTCGCATGACAAAAGGCATTACCATGGCAACAGCCAAAGCGGTGGCAGCTGGCAACTCCTGCCGGCAGGAAGACGTGATCGCCACAGCCAACCTGAGCCGTCGTGCCATCGCAGACATGTTGCGCTCTTGCAAG GAAGCTGCCTGCCATCCGGACGTGGGCAGTGAGGTGCGGCACCGAGCCCTGCGTTTCGGGAAGGAGTGCGCGAGTGGCTACCTGGAGCTCCTGGAGCACGTCCTGGTG ATCCTGCAGAAGCCCAGCCACAACCTGAAGCAGCAGCTGGCCGGCTACTCCAAGCGGGTGGCCGGCTGCGTCACGGAGCTCATCCAGGCGGCCGAAGCCATGAAAG GGACGGAGTGGGTGGACCCCGAGGACCCCACCGTCATTGCAGAAAACGAGCTGCTGGGGGCAGCGGCTGCCATTGAGGCTGCAGCAAAGAAGTTGGAACAGCTGAAGCCGCGAGCGAAGCCCAAG CAAGCAGATGAGAGCCTCAACTTTGAAGAGCAGATCTTGGAGGCAGCCAAGTCCATCGCTGCGGCCACGAGCGCTCTGGTGAAGGCGGCCTCTGCAGCCCAGAGGGAGCTGGTGGCCCAAGGCaag gTGGGCGCCATCCCAGCCAATGCCCTGGATGACGGGCAGTGGTCCCAAGGCCTCATTTCAGCC GCCCGGATGGTGGCTGCCGCCACCAACAACCTCTGTGAAGCGGCCAACGCGGCGGTTCAAGGCCACGCCAGTGAAGAGAAGCTAATCTCCTCGGCCAAGCAGGTGGCGGCCTCCACGGCGCAGCTCCTGGTGGCGTGCAAGGTGAAGGCCGACCAGGACTCCGAGGCCATGAAGCGCCTGCAG GCGGCCGGCAACGCGGTCAAGAGGGCCTCAGACAACCTGGTGAAGGCGGCGCAGAAGGCGGCGGCCTTCGAGGACGAGGAGAACGCCACCGTGGTGGTGAAGGAGCGGATGGTCGGGGGGATTGCGCAG aTCATCGCCGCCCAGGAAGAGATGCTGCGCAAAGAGCGGGAACTGGAGGAGGCGCGGAAGAAGCTGGCCCTGATCCGGCAGCAGCAGTACAAGTTCCTCCCCTCCGAGCTGCGGGACGAAGGGCAGAACTGA